TTTGAGTCCGAGGCCAAGAGTGACGTCTTTCATAAGGGTCATAAAAATCTCATTAATGATAATGACGGCGACACTATTAATAAGGACAAGGCTGAGTGGGGTGACGAAGTCCGCGGACAAAAAAGAAACATTTGCGCTCATCGCATAAATAGCGATAAGTGCCGGGCCAGTTAAGATGGCTGCGAGGCTGAGTGGCTTGCTAAGAGCTTGCATCACTGTCTTTTTTATCCTTCTTCTTTTTCGTTGTTGTATTCATTTTGAGTAACTTCCAAAAGGAATACGATCCGTATATAAATCCGAAAAAAACTCCAAGCAAAACTCCCAGTGGTTCACATCCGTACTTCTGATCAGCTTTATTTCCTGCCCAAACTCCCAGTCCGAGGACGATTGCGAGTTCAAGACCCAGGCTGCTAGTGCTCATCCACGAAGGGGGTCGATTATTGTTTTTTTGTTCATTCATAAATCGCGCCTAAAATAAATGATCGAATGAGGAAATCAAGACTGCCTGTTAAATTTTTAACAGATATTTGCATTTCTTGTTCAAGTCTATGTAAAACATTAACTTATAGATCTTTTTACAAAAAGCGTAAGCTTTTTAAGCTGTCATACAATTGTTGTATATCTTTAAGTTTTAGTATTGCTTAGGTACTGACAATAATTGTCGCTTTTTTGTGTGCTCTGAGCTTTTATTCTTGAGTGGGGATTTATATTAAGGAAAACAGGAGATTTACGATGAATGAGACTTTAGAAAAGTTAGAACAAGAAATCCAGAATGCGGAACTCGATAGTTCGAAGAAGCTTGAATTGGAGGCGTTGGTTGCAAAACTCAAGGCTGAACAAGAGTCAGAAAAAGAGGGTTTAGTTAATGATATAACAAAAATGATCGAAGATTTCGAATCATCGCACCCACAAGTCACGGGCTTGTTGTCGCGCGTTTCAAACTTTCTTTCTAATAGTGGGATCTAAGGTCTAAATTAGATTTTCTTGAAGGGTCTTAGGGTTTAGCTCTGAGGCCCTTTCTTTTTGTGTGTGCCAGGCTTGCCTTTGCGCTTGGTTCGTGTTTTCTTTTTGTTTGCTTTGGCAGCTTCTTTTTTAGCTTCCCTAGCAAGTTGAGCTCTGATCTTGCTCTTTTTGTTTTTTGGAGCTTGGCGAGGCTTATCTTGCTTGACTCTCGCTTTTGGAGCTTCAGAGCTTATTTCTTGGTCCGAGTCCTCAAGAGTTTTGGCTCTGCGGTTGTTGGCGAGGTCAATTTCAGAAAATTTGATATCCATTTTGCGCTCGTACTTACCCATGTAGAAAAGCTCTGTCTCGGTAATGATGAGATAGTTTGAGCCTTCTTGATCACCTCGACCAGTACGGCCGCTGCGGTGTTTGAAGCTTTCTATAGTAATAGGGCAGTGGTAATGGATGACGACGGTGTCGGTGCAATCGAAGCCTCGGCTGAGGAGGTCGGTTGTGATGAGGAAATTGATTTTGCCATCTTTAAAGTCTTTGAGTCTTTGTGTACGAGCCGTTTTACTGATGGCAGCTTCTAGGTAGTTGGCTTTCAGTTTGTCTTTCTCGAAGAACTTGATTGTGTGGCGGGTGTGTTCAAAATTGTTGACAAAGACGATGGCTCTTTTGATTTTTTCCTTGCGGATGAGTTTCATCAAGCAAATGTCGCGTCTATTGGGATTGGTGAACACGTAAGAGTGTTTGGTTGAAGCCGTTT
The Lentisphaera araneosa HTCC2155 genome window above contains:
- a CDS encoding AtpZ/AtpI family protein; translation: MNEQKNNNRPPSWMSTSSLGLELAIVLGLGVWAGNKADQKYGCEPLGVLLGVFFGFIYGSYSFWKLLKMNTTTKKKKDKKDSDASS
- a CDS encoding DUF4404 family protein, whose protein sequence is MNETLEKLEQEIQNAELDSSKKLELEALVAKLKAEQESEKEGLVNDITKMIEDFESSHPQVTGLLSRVSNFLSNSGI
- a CDS encoding DEAD/DEAH box helicase, translating into MSFPETLPTAIKSWFEKQNFEQLLPIQDLTLRRSLEEQQLIISSPTGSGKTLAFLIPLAKKLEAKSNARTLILSPSPELAMQNIKVIRDIFPQTKATAVISGVNIDRQKDQLKKRPQIISATPGRLRDFIVRGLIKPQDFDILVIDEIDALLREGIENLVADLLQNMPVENHQCIVASATVTNKTEELLTYWRPEFFLIENKETASTKHSYVFTNPNRRDICLMKLIRKEKIKRAIVFVNNFEHTRHTIKFFEKDKLKANYLEAAISKTARTQRLKDFKDGKINFLITTDLLSRGFDCTDTVVIHYHCPITIESFKHRSGRTGRGDQEGSNYLIITETELFYMGKYERKMDIKFSEIDLANNRRAKTLEDSDQEISSEAPKARVKQDKPRQAPKNKKSKIRAQLAREAKKEAAKANKKKTRTKRKGKPGTHKKKGPQS